The Bacteroidales bacterium DNA segment AAAGTGAATTGATTGAACAAGTTTATAATTTACTGAAAAATGTAATTTTGATAAATGAAAGTCAAATACCAAAAGAGATTTGGAAAAAATCATTTGAATTAACAAAAGACATTGATGAAAATGATACTGCATTTATTGCATTGACAGAATATACAAACGGTAAACTTTGGTCTCTTGATAAAAAACTAACTAACGGATTGAAAAACAAAGGGTATTCCAAAATAATCGGAACAAAAGAACTTAAACAAAATGCACTTGAAAACAAACAAGATAATGAAATGATTGAAGAATAAGGCTTTAAAAGCAGCTTGACAGCATGTGTTTTTTTGTTTGCTTCGTAAAAAACACATAGGGGCATTCGGGAAACATTAAACGTAGTGTTATTCAGTTGGTTATGGGTGGATTTAAAAGCGAAATTATCCCGTTTTGAAGCAAAAGTGTTATATCTTGGGGTAAGTTACCCCAAAATTTTATATAGTTTCAACTTTTTAATTTTATTGCTCCATTTGACAAAAAAACATATAAGGTGAAAATCAGATATATACAAAAATATCAATTCAAAAAATGAATAAATCTCATTGAGGATTCATGATTTTTTGAAAAATGCTCCATTTCCCGAATCTCCCTACATACAATCAAGATGAGTTCGTAAACCCGCCGGGGTTTTAGTCTTTTTTTATAATTTTCAAATTCAAATCTTTCAATTGTTGATCATCAATAGAGGCAGGAGCATCGATCATAATGTCGCGACCTGCATTATTTTTCGGAAAAGCAATTATGTCTCTGATAGAGTCTGACCCGTTGAATAAAGCAACCCAACGATCAAAACCGAAAGCAATCCCGCCGTGAGGAGGAGCTCCGTATTTAAAGGCGTTCATTAAAAAACCAAATTGTGCTTCTGCCTCTTCATCTGTAAAACCTAATATCCGAAACATCTTTTCTTGAAGTTCTGTTTCATGTATCCTGATTGAGCCTCCGCCGATTTCATTTCCGTTTATTACCAAATCATAAGCTTCAGCTTTAATGCTTTCAGGGTGAGAATCAATCAATTCAAATTGATCTTTTTTCGGTGAAGTAAAAGGATGATGTACGGCATGCATTTGTCCGGTTTCTTCATCTTTTTCAAACAAAGGAAAATCTACAATCCAAAGCGGAGCAAATTCATCATCGTTTCTTAAATCTAATCGACTTCCCATCTCTAAACGCAATTCCCCGAGAGCAATGAGGATTTGTTTTTTATTACCTGACATTAACAGCATTAAATCTCCGGGTTTTGCATTCATTGCATCTGCCCATTTTTTTATGTCTTCTTGGGAATAGAATTTATCAACAGACGATTTAAAAGTTCCGTCTTCATTGTATTTTGCAAAGACTAATCCTTTTGCACCAATTTGAGGTCTTTGTACCCATTTTATCAGTTCGTCTGTTTGTTTACGAGAATATCCTGACAGACCTTCGGCATAAATTCCGCCAATGAATTCGGCATTATCAAAAACATTAAACCCGTTTCCTTTTACAATTTCGCTTAAGTCAGTGATTTTCATTTCAAAACGAATATCCGGACGATCACTTCCGTATATATTTAAAGCATCATCATAAGTAATTCTCGGAAATTGTTCTGTAAAACTTTTTCCTTTAATAACTGAAAATAAATGTTTGGCCAAACCTTCAAACAAAGTTAAAATATCTTCTCTTTCAACGAAAGACATTTCGCAGTCAATTTGTGTGAATTCCGGTTGTCTGTCTGCCCTGAAATCTTCATCTCTGAAACATTTTATCAATTGAAAATATTTATCATATCCCGATATCATTAATAACTGCTTAAAGACTTGCGGTGATTGCGGAAGTGCATAAAATTTACCTTCGCTCATTCTTGAAGGTACAACAAAGTCTCTCGCTCCTTCGGGTGTAGATTTAATTAAAAAAGGTGTTTCAATTTCCAAGAAATCTTGTTCGTTTAAA contains these protein-coding regions:
- a CDS encoding PIN domain-containing protein — encoded protein: MKIIVDTSIFISALISPKGIYAELLMNPIFKFEKYSSYYLVVEVFKHKEKILKYSKLTESELIEQVYNLLKNVILINESQIPKEIWKKSFELTKDIDENDTAFIALTEYTNGKLWSLDKKLTNGLKNKGYSKIIGTKELKQNALENKQDNEMIEE
- the aspS gene encoding aspartate--tRNA ligase → MYRTHTCGELKQSDINKEVTLSGWVQKIRNLGAVTFIDIRDRYGITQLFFDKETNPKLTKKSEELGREFVIRVEGKVTERSSKNPEITTGDIEITVTEFNILSKSEIPPFTIEDNTDGGEEIRLKYRYLDLRRNTVQKGIILRHRMAQEVRKYLNEQDFLEIETPFLIKSTPEGARDFVVPSRMSEGKFYALPQSPQVFKQLLMISGYDKYFQLIKCFRDEDFRADRQPEFTQIDCEMSFVEREDILTLFEGLAKHLFSVIKGKSFTEQFPRITYDDALNIYGSDRPDIRFEMKITDLSEIVKGNGFNVFDNAEFIGGIYAEGLSGYSRKQTDELIKWVQRPQIGAKGLVFAKYNEDGTFKSSVDKFYSQEDIKKWADAMNAKPGDLMLLMSGNKKQILIALGELRLEMGSRLDLRNDDEFAPLWIVDFPLFEKDEETGQMHAVHHPFTSPKKDQFELIDSHPESIKAEAYDLVINGNEIGGGSIRIHETELQEKMFRILGFTDEEAEAQFGFLMNAFKYGAPPHGGIAFGFDRWVALFNGSDSIRDIIAFPKNNAGRDIMIDAPASIDDQQLKDLNLKIIKKD